A single region of the Thioalkalivibrio nitratireducens DSM 14787 genome encodes:
- a CDS encoding quaternary amine ABC transporter ATP-binding protein: MPKIRIRDLTKIFGEPAGPALELLEQGFARKEILARTGLTLGIANVSFDVDEGEIVVVMGLSGCGKSTLIRCINRLIEPTAGSVEIDGRDIARLSDSEVLELRRSKFGMVFQNFALFPHKTIIDNVAFGLDVQGATPAERESRAQASLEQVGLDGWEHAYPDQLSGGMQQRVGLARALAVDPDILLMDEAFSALDPLIRRDMQQELIALQARVRKTIVFITHDLDEALKLGDRIVLMKDGYVVQIGTPEEILESPANRYVERFVEDVDKSQVLTAATVMRDAGVLAFLHEGPRAVLHNMERASYSSLLVLNRDKTLAGYVLAEDAASAIQRGDRDISGILRTDGPRVGPGEPLTELINLLVDTRIPVSVVDPDNGRLLGTVVRSNVLAALADSRGNGNGSGPPAEAGSEAGGTIDEAPAA, encoded by the coding sequence ATGCCGAAGATCCGCATCCGTGATCTGACCAAGATCTTCGGGGAACCCGCGGGCCCGGCGCTGGAGCTGCTGGAACAGGGGTTCGCCCGCAAGGAGATCCTCGCGCGCACCGGTCTGACCCTCGGCATCGCGAACGTCTCGTTCGATGTCGACGAGGGCGAGATTGTGGTGGTGATGGGCCTGAGCGGCTGCGGCAAGTCCACGCTGATCCGCTGCATCAACCGGCTGATCGAACCGACCGCGGGTTCGGTGGAGATCGATGGGCGCGATATCGCGCGGCTGAGCGATTCCGAGGTGCTGGAACTGCGCCGCAGCAAGTTCGGCATGGTCTTCCAGAATTTCGCGCTGTTCCCGCACAAGACGATCATCGATAACGTGGCGTTCGGCCTGGACGTGCAGGGGGCGACACCGGCAGAACGCGAATCCCGGGCGCAGGCATCGCTGGAGCAAGTCGGTCTGGACGGTTGGGAGCATGCCTATCCCGACCAGCTGTCCGGTGGGATGCAGCAGCGCGTCGGTCTTGCGCGCGCGCTGGCGGTGGATCCGGACATCCTGCTGATGGATGAGGCGTTCAGTGCGCTCGACCCGCTGATCCGGCGGGACATGCAACAGGAGCTGATCGCATTGCAGGCCCGCGTGCGCAAAACCATCGTGTTCATCACCCACGATCTCGACGAGGCGCTGAAGCTCGGTGACCGGATCGTGCTGATGAAGGACGGATACGTGGTCCAGATCGGAACCCCGGAGGAGATTCTCGAATCGCCGGCGAACCGCTACGTCGAGCGTTTCGTCGAGGATGTCGATAAGTCCCAGGTGCTGACGGCCGCAACGGTGATGCGCGATGCCGGCGTGCTCGCCTTCCTGCACGAAGGGCCCCGCGCAGTACTGCACAACATGGAGCGGGCCAGCTACTCGAGCCTGCTGGTCCTGAACCGCGACAAGACCCTGGCCGGATACGTGCTTGCGGAGGACGCCGCCAGCGCGATCCAGCGGGGCGACCGCGACATCTCCGGCATCCTGCGCACCGACGGCCCCCGCGTCGGGCCCGGCGAGCCGCTGACGGAACTGATCAACCTGCTGGTGGATACGCGCATCCCGGTGTCGGTGGTCGATCCGGACAACGGCCGCCTGCTGGGAACGGTGGTGCGGAGCAACGTGCTCGCGGCACTGGCCGACAGCCGGGGCAACGGCAATGGCAGTGGGCCGCCAGCGGAAGCGGGATCCGAAGCAGGCGGGACCATCGACGAGGCACCGGCCGCATGA
- a CDS encoding ABC transporter permease, which produces MSQEFPFVGKFPLARYIDQGLDWLTDQFAFITRAISTVLGNGVELVVGVLTFPSPWIVIAVFAALAWYVAGRRVGIGTAAGLLFLWNLQLWHATMETLTLVMFATAVAVAIAMPIGILGGLSERFHRAIMPVLDFMQTMPAFVYLIPAIPFFGLGQVSAMFATVIFSMPPAIRLTTLGIRQVPRELVEAADAFGATRRQKLFKVQLPLAVPTIMAGINQTIMLALSMVVIAAMIGAGGLGGEVWRAIQRLQPGAGFEAGIAIVIVAMILDRVTQRIGQKRKTHS; this is translated from the coding sequence ATGAGCCAGGAATTTCCGTTCGTGGGCAAGTTTCCGCTGGCCCGCTACATCGACCAGGGCCTGGACTGGCTGACCGATCAGTTCGCGTTCATCACGCGTGCGATCAGTACCGTGCTGGGCAACGGAGTGGAACTGGTCGTCGGCGTGCTGACCTTCCCATCGCCCTGGATCGTGATCGCAGTGTTCGCGGCACTGGCCTGGTATGTCGCCGGGCGCCGGGTCGGTATCGGCACCGCAGCCGGGCTGCTGTTCCTGTGGAACCTCCAGCTGTGGCACGCGACGATGGAGACATTGACGCTGGTGATGTTCGCGACCGCGGTTGCCGTGGCCATCGCGATGCCGATCGGGATCCTGGGCGGGCTGTCGGAGCGCTTCCACCGCGCGATCATGCCGGTGCTGGACTTTATGCAGACCATGCCGGCGTTCGTCTACCTGATTCCGGCCATCCCGTTTTTCGGCCTTGGCCAGGTGTCGGCGATGTTCGCCACCGTGATCTTCTCGATGCCCCCGGCGATCCGCCTGACCACGCTCGGTATCCGGCAGGTGCCGCGGGAACTGGTCGAGGCGGCCGACGCCTTTGGTGCGACCCGGCGCCAGAAGCTATTCAAGGTGCAGTTGCCACTCGCGGTCCCCACGATCATGGCGGGGATCAACCAGACCATCATGCTGGCCCTGTCGATGGTCGTGATCGCGGCGATGATCGGCGCGGGCGGCCTCGGCGGCGAAGTCTGGCGCGCGATCCAGCGCCTGCAGCCGGGCGCCGGATTCGAGGCGGGCATTGCGATCGTGATCGTCGCGATGATCCTGGACCGGGTGACCCAGCGGATCGGGCAGAAACGCAAGACCCACTCATGA
- a CDS encoding glycine betaine ABC transporter substrate-binding protein, whose protein sequence is MRLNRRTSLVAIGGLTLALVLGACAPRDRAETIDLVYVEWASEVASTNVIRVVLEEAGYDVNMTSVSAAAMWQSTASGDQDAFVAAWLPTTHGHYLEQVAERVEDLGPNLEGTRIGLVVPAYVEIDSIEELNEHADRFDGRIIGIDPGAGIMSTTETAIEEYGLALSLVEGSDATMTGVLRDAVRNQDWVVVTGWTPHWKEGRWELKYLDDPKGIYGGEEAIHTIVRAGLRDDMPEAYAILDRFHWTPTQMAELMVMNEEGGDPYDNAREWLDANPEMLERWLN, encoded by the coding sequence ATGCGATTGAACCGAAGAACGAGCCTGGTGGCCATTGGCGGCCTGACCCTGGCGCTGGTCCTGGGCGCCTGTGCACCGCGCGATCGCGCGGAAACCATCGACCTGGTCTACGTGGAGTGGGCCAGCGAGGTCGCAAGCACCAACGTGATCCGGGTCGTGCTGGAGGAAGCCGGCTACGACGTGAACATGACCTCGGTCAGCGCTGCAGCGATGTGGCAGTCCACCGCGTCCGGGGACCAGGACGCCTTCGTCGCCGCGTGGCTGCCGACCACTCATGGCCACTACCTCGAGCAGGTGGCCGAGCGGGTCGAGGATCTCGGCCCGAACCTTGAAGGCACGCGCATCGGCCTGGTCGTGCCCGCGTATGTCGAGATCGATTCGATCGAGGAACTCAACGAGCACGCCGACCGCTTCGATGGCCGCATCATCGGGATCGATCCCGGTGCCGGGATCATGAGCACGACCGAGACGGCGATCGAGGAGTATGGGTTGGCCCTGTCGCTGGTGGAGGGCTCGGATGCCACGATGACCGGAGTGCTGCGCGATGCGGTCCGCAACCAGGACTGGGTTGTGGTCACCGGCTGGACTCCGCACTGGAAAGAAGGCCGTTGGGAGCTGAAGTACCTCGACGATCCGAAAGGCATCTACGGCGGCGAGGAGGCGATTCACACGATCGTGCGCGCCGGTCTCAGGGACGACATGCCAGAGGCCTACGCGATCCTCGACCGCTTCCACTGGACTCCGACCCAGATGGCGGAACTGATGGTGATGAACGAGGAGGGCGGCGATCCCTATGACAACGCGCGCGAGTGGCTCGACGCGAACCCGGAAATGCTGGAGCGCTGGCTGAACTGA
- a CDS encoding adenosylmethionine--8-amino-7-oxononanoate transaminase yields the protein MDSRTLKRRDLAALWHPCTQMKDYGEEGSLPLLAIRRGEGVWLEDFDGRRYLDAISSWWVNLFGHANPVINAAIRDQLDELEHVILAGCTHEPVVQLSERLIEKTPEPLTRCFFADNGSAAVEVALKMSFHYWKNRGHPEKQRFICLSNSYHGETLGALAVGAVELYRSTYAPLMMPVITVPAPDCFEREAGETCADVARRQFAHMERALAEHADETCAVIVEPLVQCAGGMRMHDPEYLRLLRAACDRYDVHLIADEIAVGFGRTGTMFACEQGPISPDFLCLSKGLTGGYLPLAVVLTTDEVYDAFYDDYERLNAFLHSHSYTGNPLACRAALATLDIFDREPVLERNRELARHMGEALAPLREHPHVAEVRQTGMIAAVELVQDKSARTPFPWQERRGLHIYRHGLTRGALLRPLGNVSYLMPPYVITPEQIDFLVEVMREGIERAVRS from the coding sequence ATGGATTCCCGCACGCTGAAACGCCGCGACCTGGCGGCCCTCTGGCACCCCTGCACGCAGATGAAGGATTACGGCGAGGAGGGCAGCCTCCCGCTGCTGGCGATTCGTCGCGGCGAGGGGGTCTGGCTGGAGGACTTCGACGGCAGGCGCTACCTGGATGCGATCAGCTCCTGGTGGGTCAACCTGTTCGGACACGCGAACCCGGTCATCAACGCGGCAATCCGCGACCAGCTCGACGAACTGGAACACGTGATCCTGGCCGGCTGCACCCACGAACCGGTGGTCCAGCTCTCGGAGCGCCTGATCGAGAAGACTCCGGAACCCCTGACGCGCTGCTTTTTCGCCGACAATGGCAGCGCGGCGGTCGAAGTGGCGCTGAAAATGAGCTTCCATTACTGGAAGAACCGCGGACACCCGGAGAAGCAGCGCTTCATCTGCCTGAGCAACAGCTACCACGGCGAGACGCTGGGCGCGCTGGCCGTGGGCGCGGTGGAACTGTACCGATCGACCTACGCGCCGCTGATGATGCCGGTGATCACCGTACCGGCACCCGACTGCTTCGAGCGTGAGGCGGGCGAAACCTGCGCAGACGTGGCGCGGCGCCAGTTCGCGCATATGGAACGGGCGTTGGCCGAGCACGCCGACGAGACCTGCGCGGTGATCGTCGAGCCGCTGGTGCAGTGCGCGGGCGGCATGCGCATGCACGACCCCGAGTATCTGCGGCTGCTGCGCGCGGCCTGTGACCGCTACGACGTGCACCTGATCGCCGACGAGATCGCGGTCGGCTTCGGGCGCACCGGAACGATGTTCGCCTGCGAACAGGGGCCGATCAGCCCCGATTTCCTGTGCCTGTCCAAGGGGCTGACCGGAGGCTACCTGCCGCTCGCGGTGGTGCTGACGACCGACGAGGTCTACGACGCCTTCTACGACGACTACGAGCGGCTCAATGCGTTCCTGCACTCGCACTCATACACGGGCAACCCGTTGGCCTGCCGTGCAGCGCTGGCGACGCTGGACATCTTCGACCGCGAGCCGGTGCTGGAACGCAACCGGGAGCTGGCCCGACACATGGGCGAAGCACTGGCGCCGCTGCGCGAACATCCTCACGTCGCCGAGGTGCGCCAGACCGGCATGATCGCGGCGGTCGAACTGGTGCAGGACAAGTCGGCGCGCACGCCTTTTCCCTGGCAGGAACGCCGCGGGCTGCACATCTATCGCCACGGCCTCACCCGCGGCGCTCTGCTGAGGCCGCTGGGCAACGTCAGCTACCTGATGCCGCCGTACGTGATCACCCCGGAGCAGATCGACTTCCTGGTCGAAGTGATGCGCGAGGGCATCGAACGGGCAGTGCGCAGCTGA
- a CDS encoding AAA family ATPase, which translates to MRPAHLLQVLDREFASTVEGHHTPVMLWGPPGVGKSQMIAEVATRNEVPLIDIRLSQMEPSDLRGIPFKSGDLVEWAVPSMLPDADRQGPSGVLFLDEITSAPPSVSAAAYQLILDRRLGAYEVPPGWAIFAAGNRQGDRGVTYTMPAPLANRFSHFEVELNVDDWAAWAYTRGIDDRIIAFIRFRPDLLFEFDPAHNPVAFPSPRSWEFAHRALQKFEAHPELLSGSLQACVGQAAGIELNAFIAHLDQMPDLDAIVRGESVDAPRTIDLQYAVAAALVGRAIRARGTASSVEVQGNILNYASTFPQREMGIMMVTDMHRALGDDLFSVPQFAEWSERVADLMLYEA; encoded by the coding sequence ATGCGACCCGCGCATTTGCTGCAAGTGCTTGACCGCGAATTTGCCAGCACCGTGGAGGGACACCATACCCCGGTGATGCTCTGGGGCCCGCCCGGAGTGGGGAAGTCACAGATGATCGCGGAGGTCGCGACCCGTAACGAAGTGCCGCTGATCGATATCCGCCTGTCGCAGATGGAGCCCTCGGACCTGCGCGGGATCCCGTTCAAGAGCGGCGACCTGGTCGAATGGGCGGTGCCGTCGATGCTGCCGGACGCCGACCGGCAGGGTCCGTCCGGCGTCCTGTTCCTGGACGAAATCACCTCGGCGCCGCCGAGCGTGTCGGCCGCTGCCTACCAGCTGATCCTGGACCGCCGGCTCGGCGCCTATGAGGTGCCGCCGGGCTGGGCAATCTTTGCCGCGGGCAACCGCCAGGGCGACCGCGGGGTGACCTATACCATGCCGGCGCCGCTGGCGAACCGGTTCTCCCATTTTGAAGTCGAGCTGAACGTCGACGACTGGGCGGCCTGGGCCTACACGCGCGGGATCGACGACCGGATCATCGCCTTCATCCGCTTCCGCCCGGACCTGCTGTTCGAGTTCGACCCGGCGCACAACCCGGTGGCATTCCCGTCACCGCGCTCCTGGGAGTTTGCGCACCGGGCACTGCAGAAGTTCGAGGCGCATCCCGAACTGCTCAGCGGCTCGCTGCAGGCCTGCGTGGGGCAGGCGGCCGGAATCGAACTCAACGCATTCATCGCCCATCTCGACCAGATGCCCGACCTGGACGCGATCGTGCGCGGCGAGTCCGTGGACGCGCCGCGCACGATCGACTTGCAGTACGCGGTCGCGGCGGCGCTGGTCGGCCGGGCGATCCGCGCCCGGGGAACCGCGTCGTCGGTCGAGGTGCAGGGGAACATCCTGAACTACGCCAGCACTTTCCCGCAGCGCGAGATGGGCATCATGATGGTGACCGACATGCACCGGGCACTGGGCGACGATCTGTTCTCGGTGCCGCAGTTCGCCGAGTGGTCGGAACGGGTCGCCGACCTGATGCTCTACGAGGCGTGA
- a CDS encoding DUF2201 family putative metallopeptidase: MVLKLDVETKLAAARTRLIIDKPFLGALVLRLPLQPARPDWCKTTTTDARKLFYNVEYIEHLSLAETQFVLAQEALHCALLHFARRGHRVKHLWDLACDFAINPILIHDGLTAPPGALYSHEYEGMTAEEIYPFLVDNENDSSNEETLHDRPEEQQSGKGEQPPPEQQQDEDQGKTQRPQTETDEQAQPQDGVDEDREGAHEPPPLSAQERETLEVQWKQRLAGAAQQAMQAGKLSGELARLVDYVLEPRLPWRMLLAHYMTAQARDDYSYTRPSSRRGEPAIFPSLRSHQLEVVVAVDTSGSITGEEIAEFVSEIDAIKGQIRARVVLQACDERLCPDGPWTFEAWETLEVPASFTGGGGTDFKPVFEWADRLDRAPDLLVYFTDAEGSFPRTPPHYPVIWLVKGKASVPWGQRVQLN; this comes from the coding sequence GTGGTGCTGAAACTGGACGTCGAGACCAAGCTGGCAGCGGCGCGTACGCGGCTGATTATCGACAAGCCATTTCTGGGTGCGCTGGTGCTGCGTCTGCCGCTGCAGCCTGCGCGGCCGGACTGGTGCAAGACCACGACCACCGATGCCCGGAAGCTCTTCTACAACGTCGAGTATATCGAGCACCTGTCGCTGGCCGAGACCCAGTTCGTGCTGGCCCAGGAGGCGCTGCATTGTGCGCTGCTGCACTTCGCGCGCCGGGGACACCGGGTCAAGCACCTGTGGGATCTCGCCTGCGACTTCGCGATCAACCCGATCCTGATCCACGATGGCCTGACCGCGCCGCCGGGCGCGCTGTACAGCCATGAATACGAGGGCATGACTGCCGAGGAGATCTATCCGTTCCTGGTCGACAACGAGAACGACTCGAGCAACGAGGAGACCCTCCACGACAGGCCCGAGGAACAGCAAAGCGGCAAGGGCGAGCAGCCGCCGCCGGAACAGCAGCAGGACGAGGATCAGGGCAAAACGCAGCGACCGCAGACCGAGACCGACGAGCAGGCCCAGCCTCAGGACGGCGTCGACGAGGATCGCGAGGGGGCCCACGAGCCGCCGCCGCTGAGCGCGCAGGAGCGCGAGACGCTCGAAGTCCAGTGGAAACAGCGCCTCGCCGGGGCCGCGCAGCAGGCGATGCAGGCTGGAAAACTCAGCGGCGAACTCGCGCGGCTGGTCGACTACGTGTTGGAGCCCAGGCTGCCCTGGCGTATGCTGCTCGCGCACTACATGACCGCGCAGGCGCGTGATGACTACAGTTATACCCGGCCCTCGTCGCGCCGGGGCGAGCCCGCGATCTTCCCCAGCCTGCGCAGCCACCAGCTCGAGGTGGTCGTCGCGGTCGACACCAGCGGGTCGATCACCGGCGAGGAGATCGCCGAGTTCGTCTCCGAGATCGACGCGATCAAGGGCCAGATCCGGGCCCGCGTGGTACTGCAGGCTTGCGACGAGCGCCTCTGCCCGGATGGGCCATGGACCTTCGAGGCGTGGGAGACGCTCGAGGTGCCGGCATCGTTCACGGGCGGCGGCGGCACCGACTTCAAGCCGGTGTTCGAGTGGGCCGACCGGCTCGACCGGGCGCCGGATCTTCTGGTCTACTTCACCGATGCCGAGGGTTCGTTTCCGCGGACGCCGCCACATTACCCGGTGATCTGGCTGGTCAAGGGCAAGGCCTCGGTGCCCTGGGGCCAGCGCGTCCAGCTGAACTGA
- a CDS encoding rhodanese-like domain-containing protein, which produces MKKYMDLVNDCCRNVPELMPWDLDEKLSAEPDTLVVDVREPYEFDAMHIEGSLNVPRGIIESACEWDYEETVPELVRARDRDVVLVCRSGNRSLLAGANLKLLGYEKVFSLKTGLRGWKDYEQPLVDREGNPVDLDEADEYFMPRLRPEQQRPADEPEPR; this is translated from the coding sequence ATGAAGAAGTACATGGATCTGGTCAACGACTGCTGCCGAAATGTGCCGGAGTTGATGCCGTGGGATCTCGACGAGAAACTTTCGGCCGAACCCGACACGCTGGTGGTCGATGTCCGCGAGCCCTACGAGTTTGACGCGATGCACATCGAGGGGTCGCTCAACGTGCCGCGCGGGATCATCGAGTCGGCTTGCGAGTGGGATTACGAGGAGACCGTGCCGGAACTGGTTCGGGCCCGCGACCGCGATGTCGTGCTCGTTTGCCGTTCCGGCAACCGCAGCCTGCTGGCCGGGGCGAACCTGAAACTGCTGGGCTACGAGAAGGTATTCAGCCTGAAGACCGGGCTGCGGGGGTGGAAGGACTATGAGCAGCCGCTGGTCGACCGCGAGGGGAACCCGGTCGACCTGGACGAGGCCGACGAATACTTCATGCCCCGGCTGCGTCCGGAGCAGCAGCGCCCGGCCGATGAGCCGGAGCCGCGATAA
- a CDS encoding DsbA family protein, with product MKPFSDKPVLYYVHDPMCSWCWAMAPVLGQLLRRLPPEIEVRRLLGGLAPDTNEPMPEELREMVQSSWRRIQQHVPNTKLNFAFWTECIPRRATYAACRAVIAARSQGGTWEAPMNTAIQRAYYTQARNPSDEATLIALAGEIGLEVAQFREALQSESVQQELEAEIALAREMDVESFPALVFQDARGYRPIPIDYRDPEPMLQAIATAMRKAEAQAGARAT from the coding sequence ATGAAACCATTCTCTGACAAGCCCGTGCTCTATTACGTGCACGACCCGATGTGCAGCTGGTGCTGGGCGATGGCACCGGTGCTGGGGCAACTCCTGCGACGGCTGCCCCCGGAGATCGAGGTCCGCCGCCTGCTCGGAGGGCTGGCACCGGACACGAACGAGCCGATGCCCGAGGAACTCCGCGAGATGGTGCAGTCCTCGTGGCGCCGAATCCAGCAGCACGTACCGAACACGAAACTCAACTTCGCGTTCTGGACAGAGTGCATTCCGCGGCGCGCCACCTACGCCGCCTGCCGAGCAGTGATCGCGGCCCGGAGCCAGGGGGGTACGTGGGAGGCTCCGATGAACACCGCGATTCAGCGCGCGTACTACACCCAGGCGCGCAACCCGTCGGACGAGGCGACACTGATCGCACTGGCCGGAGAGATCGGCCTGGAGGTGGCGCAGTTTCGCGAAGCGCTGCAATCGGAATCGGTGCAGCAGGAACTGGAAGCCGAGATCGCGCTGGCGCGGGAAATGGACGTCGAGAGCTTCCCGGCCCTGGTGTTTCAGGACGCGCGCGGGTATCGGCCCATCCCGATCGATTACCGGGATCCGGAGCCGATGCTGCAGGCGATCGCTACTGCCATGCGGAAGGCTGAGGCCCAGGCCGGAGCCCGCGCAACCTGA
- a CDS encoding S-methyl-5'-thioinosine phosphorylase: MSDARLAIIGGTGLTRLRDLEITRREVMHTPYGEPSGPLTYGQYHGHEVIFLPRHGAQHTIPPHQVNYRANLWALRNAGVETVLAIAAVGGITVEMAPGVIAMPDQIIDYTWSRFHTFFEGDGMEGVTHVDMTYPYSQELRETLIAASRELGLGAVEQGTYAATQGPRLETAAEIDRLERDGCDLVGMTGMPETALARELELRYACCAVVANWAAGRSKGLITMDDIARNLEIGMARVKQLLPEVIGQL, encoded by the coding sequence ATGAGCGACGCACGTCTGGCGATCATCGGCGGCACGGGGCTAACCCGGCTCAGGGATCTCGAAATCACCCGCCGCGAGGTGATGCACACCCCCTACGGTGAGCCTTCCGGGCCACTGACCTACGGCCAGTACCACGGTCACGAGGTGATCTTCCTGCCTCGTCACGGGGCTCAGCACACGATTCCGCCACACCAGGTGAATTACCGGGCCAACCTCTGGGCGCTCCGGAATGCCGGCGTGGAAACCGTGCTCGCGATCGCCGCGGTTGGCGGCATTACCGTGGAGATGGCACCCGGTGTGATCGCGATGCCCGACCAGATCATCGACTACACATGGTCGCGCTTTCACACTTTTTTCGAGGGTGACGGGATGGAGGGCGTGACCCATGTCGACATGACGTACCCCTACAGCCAGGAGCTCCGTGAGACCCTGATTGCGGCGTCGCGGGAGCTCGGCCTCGGGGCGGTGGAGCAGGGCACGTACGCGGCGACCCAGGGGCCCCGCCTTGAGACCGCCGCCGAGATCGACCGCCTGGAACGCGACGGCTGCGACCTGGTGGGCATGACCGGTATGCCGGAGACGGCCCTGGCGCGGGAACTGGAGCTGCGCTATGCATGTTGCGCGGTGGTCGCAAACTGGGCTGCGGGCCGTTCGAAAGGCCTGATCACGATGGATGACATCGCGCGCAACCTCGAAATCGGGATGGCGCGAGTCAAGCAGCTGCTCCCCGAGGTGATCGGCCAGCTCTGA
- a CDS encoding hypoxanthine-guanine phosphoribosyltransferase — MSPDEARRVLREADCLHSRDAVETAIDRLAASTAEVLSERNPLVLGVMTGCVVLLGGLLSRWSFPMHLDYLHATRYRGKTRGGPQLHWLAQPQTPISGRTVVLVDDILDEGVTLDEIRRHCLNEGAEQVVSVVLVDKANPKRDPHIIADHAALQAPNRYLFGYGMDYHDYLRNAPGVFAVRGA, encoded by the coding sequence ATTTCTCCGGACGAAGCCAGGCGCGTCCTGCGCGAGGCCGACTGCCTGCACAGCCGCGACGCGGTGGAGACCGCGATCGACCGCCTGGCTGCCAGCACGGCCGAGGTGCTTTCCGAGCGCAATCCGCTGGTCCTCGGCGTGATGACCGGCTGCGTGGTGCTGCTGGGCGGCCTGCTTTCCCGCTGGTCGTTCCCGATGCACCTCGACTACCTGCACGCGACCCGGTACCGGGGCAAGACCCGCGGCGGGCCGCAGCTCCACTGGCTGGCACAACCGCAGACACCGATATCCGGTCGCACGGTCGTGTTGGTCGATGACATCCTGGACGAAGGTGTCACGCTCGACGAGATCCGGAGGCATTGCCTGAACGAAGGGGCCGAGCAGGTCGTCAGCGTCGTGCTGGTCGACAAGGCGAACCCGAAACGGGATCCGCACATCATCGCAGACCATGCGGCATTGCAGGCACCGAACCGATACCTGTTCGGCTACGGCATGGACTACCATGACTACCTGCGCAATGCACCCGGGGTGTTCGCGGTGCGGGGAGCCTGA
- a CDS encoding DsrE family protein, producing the protein MADKLLIVMVNTDPRNGSELGAPFFQATVAAAMEYEVEVVLTGRAGELAKKGVAENLYVQEGSSKSVYDFIKDAAEAGVTFKVCTPTLDLWGDDLIPEIEETVGGAYVISEAMDDDTVTFTY; encoded by the coding sequence ATGGCCGACAAACTGCTCATCGTGATGGTCAACACCGATCCCCGCAACGGTTCGGAGCTCGGTGCCCCGTTCTTCCAGGCTACCGTCGCCGCGGCCATGGAATACGAGGTCGAGGTCGTGTTGACCGGCCGCGCCGGCGAACTCGCGAAAAAGGGCGTCGCCGAGAACCTGTACGTGCAGGAGGGCAGCTCGAAGTCGGTGTACGACTTCATCAAGGATGCCGCAGAGGCCGGCGTCACCTTCAAGGTCTGCACCCCGACGCTGGACCTCTGGGGTGACGACCTGATCCCGGAGATCGAGGAGACCGTGGGCGGGGCCTACGTGATCTCCGAGGCGATGGACGACGACACCGTCACCTTCACCTACTGA